A genome region from Armatimonadota bacterium includes the following:
- a CDS encoding ABC transporter ATP-binding protein produces MAEQLRDTKAEPAVVLSVHGLVKNFRVVRRAGLRAHTETVHAVDGIELEVRAGETLGLAGESGCGKTTAGRAILRLVEPTAGEIRLNDSDLRMAGGAALRRIRRDVGIVFQDPFAAFDPRAMIGDIVSEPLRAHRICTNRNEAWRAAGELLQRVGLPAAVVSRFPHEFSGGQRQRIGIARAIATQPKLIILDEPISALDVSIRAQILNLLQELQEERGIAYLFIAHDLSVLRHFCHRIAIMYLGVIVEQGPVSAVFQRPLHPYTMALLDAAPELDATHRKKRVIAEGDVPSALQIPSGCRFRTRCPMAKERCAIEAPILKSYGDAHLAACHFAGEWPNKSDRAGENRPEA; encoded by the coding sequence ATGGCTGAGCAACTTCGCGATACAAAGGCGGAGCCGGCCGTTGTGTTGAGCGTCCACGGGTTGGTGAAGAACTTTCGCGTGGTGCGGCGTGCGGGCTTGCGTGCACACACGGAGACCGTGCACGCCGTGGACGGAATAGAACTGGAAGTTCGTGCCGGAGAGACGCTTGGGCTGGCGGGCGAGAGCGGCTGCGGCAAAACCACGGCGGGGCGCGCCATCCTTCGTTTGGTGGAACCAACCGCCGGCGAAATCCGGCTGAACGACAGCGATTTGCGCATGGCCGGCGGCGCAGCGCTGCGCCGCATCCGGCGTGACGTCGGCATCGTGTTCCAGGACCCGTTTGCCGCATTCGATCCACGCGCCATGATCGGCGATATCGTGTCTGAGCCGCTGCGTGCGCACCGCATCTGCACCAATCGCAATGAGGCATGGCGCGCTGCCGGAGAGCTTCTTCAGCGCGTTGGCCTGCCGGCAGCCGTGGTCTCACGGTTTCCCCACGAGTTTTCGGGTGGGCAGCGGCAGCGCATCGGCATTGCTCGCGCTATCGCCACGCAGCCAAAGCTCATCATTCTCGACGAGCCGATCTCAGCACTCGACGTCTCAATTCGCGCTCAGATTCTCAACCTGCTGCAGGAACTTCAGGAGGAGCGCGGCATCGCGTATCTGTTCATCGCGCACGACCTTTCCGTTCTGCGCCACTTTTGCCACCGCATCGCCATTATGTATCTGGGTGTCATCGTGGAGCAGGGACCGGTATCCGCTGTTTTCCAGCGGCCGCTGCACCCTTACACCATGGCGCTCCTGGACGCGGCGCCCGAGCTGGACGCTACCCACCGCAAGAAGCGTGTGATCGCGGAAGGTGATGTGCCGTCGGCCCTCCAAATCCCATCGGGCTGTCGCTTCCGGACGCGATGCCCCATGGCTAAAGAGCGGTGCGCCATTGAAGCGCCAATCTTGAAGAGTTATGGCGACGCGCACCTCGCCGCCTGCCACTTCGCCGGGGAGTGGCCCAACAAATCGGATAGAGCCGGCGAGAACCGGCCGGAGGCCTAA